The following proteins come from a genomic window of Stigmatella erecta:
- the rmuC gene encoding DNA recombination protein RmuC, with product MALVLALALLLAGSLLGAGLTWLLLQGRLQHETRLVRMEGEAERATLAERLRGREGEFQEARRALDAERLRVRQLQEARTGLEVRLSALQSATDEERRAMEEKLALLTEARDELAQSFKALSADALRMNSQSFLEMAQLQLARFQEGARADLTQRERSIEAMVKPLRESLEKVDAQVNQLEQARAQAYGGLAQQLQSLASTQEALRAETASLVGALRAPTVRGRWGEIQLRRVVELAGMVECCDFVQQETVTNERGRLRPDMVVRLPGNKSVVVDSKAPLQAYLEALDLRDEDARRVKLREHASQTRAHLKALGDKAYWEQFPSAPEFVVMFLPGETFFSAALEQDPALIEAGVDRRVILATPTTLIALLRAVAYGWSQENVARNAHDIRELGRSLYDRIRTLARHFGDLGRNLDRAVDAYNTTVGSLEVRVLPGARRFKELGAATGEEVPVLPTLDTVARPLRAPELEPPVAERTGLPEN from the coding sequence ATGGCCCTCGTCCTTGCCCTCGCCCTGCTCCTCGCCGGAAGCCTGCTCGGCGCCGGTCTGACGTGGCTGCTCCTCCAGGGGCGGCTCCAGCACGAGACCCGCCTCGTCCGCATGGAGGGCGAGGCCGAGCGGGCCACCCTGGCCGAGCGGCTGCGCGGCCGGGAGGGGGAATTCCAGGAGGCGCGCCGGGCGCTGGATGCCGAGCGGCTCCGGGTCCGGCAGCTCCAGGAGGCGCGCACGGGGCTGGAGGTGCGGCTGTCCGCGCTCCAGTCCGCCACGGACGAGGAGCGGCGCGCCATGGAGGAGAAGCTGGCGCTGCTCACCGAGGCCCGGGACGAGCTGGCCCAGTCCTTCAAGGCGCTCTCCGCGGACGCGCTGCGGATGAACAGCCAGTCCTTCCTGGAGATGGCCCAGCTCCAGCTCGCGCGCTTCCAGGAAGGGGCCCGCGCGGACCTCACCCAGCGCGAGCGCTCCATCGAGGCGATGGTGAAGCCCCTGCGCGAGTCCCTGGAGAAGGTGGATGCGCAGGTGAACCAGCTGGAGCAGGCGCGGGCCCAGGCCTACGGGGGGCTCGCCCAGCAGCTCCAGTCCCTGGCCTCCACCCAGGAGGCCCTGCGCGCCGAGACGGCCAGCCTCGTGGGCGCCCTGCGCGCCCCCACCGTGCGCGGGCGGTGGGGGGAGATTCAGCTGCGGCGCGTGGTGGAACTGGCCGGCATGGTGGAGTGCTGTGACTTCGTCCAGCAGGAGACCGTCACGAACGAGCGCGGGCGCCTGCGCCCGGACATGGTGGTGCGCCTGCCCGGCAACAAGAGCGTGGTGGTGGACTCCAAGGCCCCGCTCCAGGCGTACCTGGAAGCGCTGGACCTGCGCGACGAGGACGCCCGGCGGGTGAAGCTGCGCGAGCACGCCTCGCAGACGCGCGCCCACCTCAAGGCGCTGGGGGACAAGGCCTACTGGGAGCAGTTCCCTTCCGCGCCGGAGTTCGTGGTGATGTTCCTGCCGGGCGAGACGTTCTTTAGCGCCGCGCTGGAGCAGGACCCGGCCCTCATCGAGGCGGGGGTGGACCGGCGGGTCATCCTCGCCACGCCCACCACCCTCATCGCCCTGCTTCGCGCGGTGGCCTATGGGTGGAGCCAGGAGAACGTGGCGCGCAACGCCCACGACATCCGCGAGCTGGGCCGCTCGCTGTATGACCGGATTCGCACGCTGGCGCGCCACTTCGGCGACCTGGGCCGCAACCTGGACCGCGCCGTGGATGCGTACAACACCACCGTGGGCTCGCTGGAGGTGCGCGTGCTCCCCGGCGCCCGGCGCTTCAAGGAGCTGGGCGCCGCCACGGGCGAGGAGGTGCCCGTGCTGCCCACGCTGGACACCGTGGCCCGCCCGCTGCGGGCTCCGGAGCTAGAGCCCCCCGTTGCCGAGCGGACGGGCTTGCCGGAGAACTGA
- a CDS encoding DEAD/DEAH box helicase family protein, with protein MTTELHFDCGTLVAPALPEDGPLRALFQKDGRTGVFRAAAWRYREVVLRLRELEAPYNDQARRFEPLEVALTTPIEPFPHQREALAAWTQAGGRGLVELPTGAGKTLLAVLAIAQVKRPTLVVVPTLDLMAQWQTVLARHLGVPVGLLGGGVNDRQALTVTTYDSAMAQTEFHGNRFGLLICDECHHLPAPSYRFIAEGSLAPYRLGLSATLERADGGERVCEELLGPRVYRADIRELQGRYLAPYEVRRIEVPLSPEEKARYDEARARYLGFVRKSGIALSAPEGWARFLAQSQRSDEGRAAYRGYREQRRIALTSAAKMEVLWRLLLEHREDRVLVFTDDNETVYTLARRLLLPVITHHTPVPERKALLSAFASGELPVLLTSRVLNEGVDVPEARVGVVLSGSGSVREHVQRLGRILRQRPGKRALLYEVCSAQTAESGISERRRQHSAYQDGEPC; from the coding sequence ATGACGACCGAGCTTCACTTCGACTGCGGGACCCTGGTGGCCCCGGCCCTGCCGGAGGACGGGCCCCTGCGCGCGCTCTTCCAGAAGGACGGGCGCACGGGGGTCTTCCGGGCGGCGGCCTGGCGCTACCGGGAGGTGGTGCTGCGGCTGCGCGAGCTGGAGGCCCCTTATAATGACCAGGCCCGGCGCTTCGAGCCGCTGGAGGTGGCACTCACCACCCCCATCGAGCCCTTCCCGCACCAGCGCGAGGCGCTCGCCGCCTGGACGCAGGCGGGGGGCCGGGGGCTGGTGGAGCTGCCCACGGGGGCAGGCAAAACCCTGCTGGCGGTGCTGGCCATCGCCCAGGTGAAGCGGCCCACGCTGGTGGTGGTGCCCACGCTGGACCTGATGGCGCAGTGGCAGACGGTGCTGGCCCGGCACCTGGGGGTGCCGGTGGGGCTCCTGGGCGGCGGGGTGAACGACCGGCAGGCGCTGACGGTGACGACGTACGACTCGGCGATGGCGCAGACGGAGTTCCACGGCAACCGGTTCGGCCTGCTCATCTGCGACGAGTGCCACCACCTGCCCGCGCCCAGCTACCGCTTCATCGCGGAGGGCTCGCTGGCCCCGTACCGGCTGGGCCTGTCCGCCACGCTGGAGCGCGCGGACGGGGGCGAGCGCGTGTGCGAGGAGCTGCTGGGCCCCCGCGTGTACCGGGCGGACATCCGCGAGCTGCAGGGCCGCTACCTGGCCCCGTACGAGGTGCGCCGCATCGAGGTGCCCCTGTCACCGGAGGAGAAGGCCCGGTACGACGAGGCGCGGGCGCGCTACCTGGGCTTCGTGCGCAAGAGCGGCATCGCGCTGAGCGCCCCGGAGGGCTGGGCGCGCTTCCTGGCGCAGAGCCAGCGCAGCGACGAGGGGCGCGCGGCCTACCGGGGCTACCGGGAGCAGCGGCGCATCGCGCTGACCTCGGCCGCCAAGATGGAGGTGCTGTGGCGGCTGCTGCTGGAGCACCGCGAGGACCGGGTGCTCGTCTTCACCGACGACAACGAGACGGTGTACACGCTGGCGCGAAGGCTCCTGCTGCCCGTCATCACCCACCACACGCCCGTGCCCGAGCGCAAGGCGCTCCTCTCGGCCTTCGCGAGCGGGGAGCTGCCGGTGCTGCTCACCTCGCGCGTGCTCAACGAGGGGGTGGACGTGCCCGAGGCGCGCGTGGGGGTGGTGCTCAGCGGCAGCGGCAGCGTGCGCGAGCACGTGCAGCGGCTGGGCCGCATCCTGCGCCAGCGGCCGGGAAAACGCGCCCTGCTGTACGAGGTGTGCTCGGCGCAGACGGCGGAGAGCGGCATCAGCGAGCGGCGGCGGCAGCACAGCGCCTACCAGGACGGTGAGCCGTGCTGA
- the ilvB gene encoding biosynthetic-type acetolactate synthase large subunit has protein sequence MTKAGASPKTAQTATAGAPSGSGAPPERLTDTAKCTGAELVWEVLASEGVDVVFGYPGGAIMPIYDALHQQRGIRHVLVRHEQGAAHMADGYARASGKVGVCLATSGPGATNLVTGIATAMLDSSPIVCITGQVSSHLLGSDAFQEVDITGVTLPITKHNYLVTRAEDIAPTLREAFFIARSGRPGPVLVDITKDAQQATTGAALPPPTVRRPGYRPNPTPSEEALEQAAGLIAAAERPLLFCGHGILKAEASPLLMELVEKTGIPVASTLLGLGGFPARHPLSLGMMGMHGEAWVNTAIQESDLIIALGMRFDDRVTGNLKTFARKAKKIHAEIDPSELNKNVPVDVALPGDLHQTLTALLPRVERRTCAPWTEHIQSLKGTASVRDIQYMPHHGRLHAAHVIHDLWWLTQGKATMVTDVGQHQMWEAQYYRHERPRQLITSGGLGTMGFALPAAIGARLARPDDEIWLVVGDGGFQMTACELSTCAQEGLKLHVAIINNGYLGMVRQWQQFFYENRYSATPLHNPDFAKLAEAHGLQGLRVTRREEIPEMVAKARGHAGTTVIDFRVEREDSVYPMVPSGADLDDMIRRPEPGGEAQGSGPWTSGAV, from the coding sequence ATGACGAAAGCAGGAGCCAGCCCCAAGACAGCGCAGACGGCCACGGCAGGGGCGCCCTCGGGCAGCGGTGCCCCCCCGGAGCGCCTGACGGACACGGCGAAGTGCACGGGCGCGGAGCTCGTCTGGGAAGTCCTCGCCAGCGAGGGCGTGGACGTCGTCTTCGGCTACCCGGGCGGCGCCATCATGCCCATCTACGATGCCCTGCATCAGCAGCGCGGCATCCGCCACGTGCTCGTGCGCCACGAGCAGGGCGCCGCCCACATGGCGGATGGCTACGCCCGCGCCTCGGGCAAGGTGGGCGTGTGCCTGGCCACCTCGGGCCCCGGCGCCACCAACCTGGTGACGGGCATCGCCACGGCGATGCTGGACTCCTCGCCCATCGTCTGCATCACCGGCCAGGTCTCCTCCCATCTGCTGGGCAGCGACGCCTTCCAGGAAGTGGACATCACCGGCGTCACCCTGCCCATCACCAAGCACAACTACCTGGTGACGCGCGCCGAGGACATCGCCCCCACGCTCCGGGAGGCGTTCTTCATCGCCCGCTCGGGCCGCCCCGGCCCGGTGCTCGTGGACATCACCAAGGACGCGCAGCAGGCCACCACCGGCGCGGCCCTGCCGCCCCCCACGGTGCGGCGCCCGGGCTACCGCCCCAACCCCACCCCCTCGGAGGAGGCGCTGGAGCAGGCCGCCGGGCTCATCGCCGCCGCCGAGCGGCCCCTGCTCTTCTGTGGCCACGGCATCCTCAAGGCCGAGGCCAGCCCGCTGCTGATGGAGCTGGTGGAGAAGACGGGCATCCCGGTGGCCAGCACCCTCTTGGGCCTGGGCGGCTTTCCGGCCCGCCACCCGCTGAGCCTGGGGATGATGGGCATGCACGGCGAGGCCTGGGTCAACACGGCCATCCAGGAGAGCGATCTCATCATCGCCCTGGGCATGCGCTTCGACGACCGGGTGACGGGCAACCTGAAGACGTTCGCGCGCAAGGCGAAGAAGATTCACGCCGAGATCGACCCGTCGGAGCTCAACAAGAACGTCCCCGTGGACGTGGCCCTGCCGGGGGACCTGCACCAGACGCTCACCGCGCTGCTGCCCCGGGTGGAGCGGCGCACCTGCGCCCCGTGGACCGAGCACATCCAGTCCCTCAAGGGCACGGCCTCGGTGCGCGACATCCAGTACATGCCGCACCACGGCCGGCTCCACGCGGCCCACGTCATCCACGACCTGTGGTGGCTGACGCAGGGCAAGGCCACCATGGTCACCGACGTGGGCCAGCACCAGATGTGGGAGGCGCAGTACTACCGCCACGAGCGGCCCCGGCAGCTCATCACCTCCGGCGGCCTGGGCACCATGGGCTTCGCGCTGCCCGCCGCCATTGGCGCCCGCCTGGCCAGACCTGACGATGAAATCTGGCTGGTGGTGGGCGATGGCGGCTTCCAGATGACGGCGTGCGAGCTGTCCACCTGTGCCCAGGAGGGGCTCAAGCTCCACGTGGCCATCATCAACAACGGCTACCTGGGCATGGTGCGCCAGTGGCAGCAGTTCTTCTACGAGAACCGCTACAGCGCCACCCCGCTGCACAACCCCGACTTCGCGAAGCTCGCCGAGGCCCATGGGCTCCAGGGCCTGCGCGTCACCCGGCGCGAGGAGATCCCCGAGATGGTGGCGAAGGCCCGGGGCCACGCGGGCACCACCGTCATCGACTTCCGCGTGGAGCGCGAGGACAGCGTCTACCCCATGGTGCCCTCGGGCGCGGACCTGGACGACATGATCCGCCGCCCCGAGCCCGGCGGCGAGGCGCAGGGCAGCGGGCCGTGGACGAGCGGGGCGGTCTGA
- a CDS encoding response regulator encodes MRHVLVVSPHRASRELLLRFLTEPELAVGAAEDADAALASLASTPPSVVVVDLRRPDEDHPLFLALLRKRYPAQAVIALVPGSLRIFDGSHERVLEARDDSAEGLHRLLSAVKQAVGEVLAQHLLRVFRPPVGQA; translated from the coding sequence ATGCGACATGTCCTCGTCGTCAGCCCTCACCGCGCCTCGCGCGAACTGCTCCTGCGCTTCCTGACGGAGCCCGAGCTCGCCGTGGGCGCCGCCGAGGACGCCGACGCGGCGCTCGCCTCCCTGGCCTCCACGCCCCCGTCCGTCGTGGTGGTGGACCTGCGCCGGCCCGATGAGGACCACCCGCTGTTCCTGGCCCTGCTGCGCAAGCGCTACCCCGCGCAGGCCGTCATCGCGCTCGTGCCCGGCAGCCTGCGCATCTTCGATGGGAGCCACGAGCGGGTGCTCGAGGCGCGGGATGACTCGGCCGAGGGGCTTCACCGGCTCCTGAGCGCGGTGAAGCAGGCGGTGGGCGAGGTGCTGGCCCAGCACCTGCTCCGGGTGTTCCGCCCCCCGGTGGGCCAGGCCTGA
- a CDS encoding Ig domain-containing protein, whose translation MTMRWSVLGWVVLCGLGATACLFDPNLSRFERCGPQSTCRSGHTCFTEENVCLPDCGLQGACGVEDPPPVDAPDGGTPPDGGAPTDGGQTPDGGEDAGTDAGIPTLKPLRWVTQSLSLATEATPYAQVLEVEGGVPPYTFRAVGSLPPGFRLRQSVLEAEDKHSAGIFDVALEVKDSATPPSMLRKEDFILTVRTLLRLAGPVTLVTGYSGTAYTERVYATGGIAPYVFKMESGSTLPPVLSLQDGGTLSGTPSNTTGVKSYRVRVTDSGNPPQIAIRDLSLDIAIPPIALLREIATQSLPDGRVGTPYHYVLKASDGMPTWSVSKGTLPSGLRLNSSTGLLEGTPDKAGTEIFTLSTSGLFVQNREFRITVY comes from the coding sequence ATGACCATGCGATGGAGCGTCCTGGGGTGGGTGGTGCTCTGCGGGCTGGGCGCGACGGCCTGCCTGTTCGATCCCAACCTCTCCCGCTTCGAGCGGTGCGGCCCCCAAAGCACCTGCCGCAGCGGCCATACCTGCTTCACCGAAGAGAACGTCTGCCTTCCCGACTGTGGCCTCCAGGGGGCGTGCGGCGTCGAGGACCCGCCCCCCGTGGACGCGCCGGACGGTGGGACGCCTCCGGACGGAGGGGCGCCCACGGATGGCGGACAGACGCCGGACGGAGGCGAAGACGCGGGCACCGACGCGGGCATTCCCACGCTCAAGCCCCTGCGCTGGGTGACGCAGAGCCTGAGCCTGGCCACGGAGGCAACGCCGTACGCCCAGGTGCTGGAAGTGGAAGGGGGCGTGCCGCCCTACACGTTCCGGGCCGTGGGCAGCTTGCCCCCGGGGTTCCGGCTCAGGCAGAGCGTCCTCGAAGCGGAGGACAAGCACTCGGCGGGCATCTTCGACGTGGCGCTGGAGGTGAAGGACTCGGCCACGCCGCCTTCGATGCTCCGAAAAGAGGATTTCATCCTGACCGTGCGGACCCTGCTGCGGCTGGCGGGGCCTGTGACCCTCGTCACGGGCTACAGCGGCACCGCCTACACCGAGCGCGTGTACGCCACGGGAGGCATCGCGCCCTATGTCTTCAAGATGGAGAGCGGCAGCACGCTCCCCCCCGTGCTGTCACTTCAAGACGGTGGCACCCTCTCGGGAACCCCCAGCAACACCACGGGGGTGAAGTCCTACCGGGTGCGGGTCACCGACTCGGGCAATCCCCCGCAGATCGCCATCCGGGACCTCTCCCTCGACATCGCGATCCCGCCCATCGCGCTTCTGCGGGAGATCGCCACCCAGTCCCTGCCAGATGGGCGGGTAGGCACGCCGTACCACTACGTGCTCAAGGCCTCGGACGGGATGCCCACCTGGTCCGTGTCGAAGGGCACCTTGCCCAGCGGCCTCCGGTTGAACTCCTCCACGGGGCTCCTGGAGGGCACGCCCGACAAGGCCGGCACCGAGATCTTCACCCTCTCGACGAGCGGCCTGTTCGTGCAGAACCGCGAGTTCCGGATCACCGTGTACTGA
- a CDS encoding thioesterase II family protein, giving the protein MTNAVPGGGSAFHPSVKTWFPFARPRPEARLRLVCFPFAGGTASFLQRWADLIPDVEVFAAQYPGRETRFTETPFRDVRTLAEALGPVVRSLADRPLVFFGYSLGTLVAVEVARWLIRQGEPLPLGLLVAAGTPPGRRTSRPLYALGEKDFIKALEDYGGTPPQVLAHKDLMEMLIPMLRSDFEMVDTYTLTDASPLPVPVHAFSGDRDSHALPPVMEGWKDFTSTPDFSLQVFPGEHFFINTAADSLREAMERSMLRWRPRKA; this is encoded by the coding sequence ATGACGAACGCCGTTCCCGGGGGAGGAAGCGCCTTCCACCCCTCAGTGAAGACCTGGTTTCCTTTTGCCCGGCCCCGGCCCGAAGCCCGGCTGCGCCTGGTGTGCTTTCCCTTCGCGGGCGGCACTGCCTCCTTCCTTCAGCGGTGGGCGGACCTGATTCCCGATGTGGAGGTGTTCGCCGCGCAGTACCCCGGCCGCGAGACGCGCTTCACCGAGACGCCCTTCCGGGATGTGCGCACGCTGGCCGAGGCGCTGGGGCCCGTGGTGCGCTCCCTGGCGGACCGTCCACTCGTGTTCTTCGGCTACAGCCTGGGCACCCTCGTGGCGGTGGAGGTGGCGCGCTGGCTGATTCGCCAGGGCGAGCCGCTGCCCCTGGGGCTGCTGGTGGCCGCGGGCACGCCCCCGGGACGCCGGACGTCCCGGCCGCTCTACGCGCTCGGGGAGAAGGACTTCATCAAGGCCCTGGAGGACTACGGCGGCACCCCGCCCCAGGTGCTCGCGCACAAGGATCTGATGGAGATGTTGATCCCCATGCTGCGCTCCGACTTCGAGATGGTGGACACCTACACGCTCACCGACGCCTCGCCGCTCCCGGTCCCCGTGCATGCCTTCTCGGGGGATCGGGACTCGCATGCCCTGCCGCCCGTGATGGAGGGGTGGAAGGACTTCACCTCCACCCCGGACTTCTCGCTGCAGGTCTTCCCCGGGGAGCACTTCTTCATCAACACCGCGGCGGACAGCCTGCGCGAGGCGATGGAGCGCTCGATGCTCCGGTGGCGCCCCCGGAAGGCGTGA
- a CDS encoding branched-chain amino acid transaminase → MECKFIWMNGKLLPGHEVQFPFLTPAMHYGMAVFEGIRCYRAVKGPAIFRLREHIERLHKSAMVLGWRELPFPVGQLMEACVETVQANGFEECYLRPLLYLSGGGWNLNLDGGQAHVGIAVWPWNAYLGPDAAERGVRANVSSFTRHHPNVGMTKAKVAGNYPNSFLAKTESVRLGFDEAIMLDAQGLVAECTGANLFIVRGNKLLTPPDAQILEGITRDTVMTLAREMGLEVSAQPLSRDQLYLADEVFVTGTAAEIAALREIDFRPIGSGRTGPITRKLQQAYHAAVRGELPRAAEWLTYLSRT, encoded by the coding sequence ATGGAATGCAAGTTCATCTGGATGAACGGGAAGCTGTTGCCCGGCCACGAAGTGCAGTTCCCCTTCCTCACGCCCGCGATGCACTACGGCATGGCGGTGTTCGAGGGCATCCGCTGCTACCGCGCGGTGAAGGGCCCGGCCATCTTCCGCCTGCGCGAGCACATCGAGCGGCTCCACAAGTCCGCGATGGTGCTGGGCTGGCGGGAGCTGCCCTTCCCGGTGGGCCAGCTCATGGAGGCCTGCGTGGAGACGGTGCAGGCCAATGGCTTCGAGGAGTGCTACCTGCGGCCCCTGCTCTACCTGTCGGGTGGCGGGTGGAACCTCAACCTCGACGGGGGCCAGGCGCACGTGGGCATCGCCGTGTGGCCCTGGAACGCCTACCTCGGCCCCGATGCGGCCGAGCGCGGGGTGAGGGCCAACGTCTCCTCCTTCACCCGCCACCACCCCAACGTGGGGATGACCAAGGCGAAGGTCGCCGGCAACTACCCCAACTCGTTCCTCGCCAAGACCGAGTCGGTCCGCCTGGGCTTCGACGAGGCCATCATGCTCGATGCGCAGGGGCTGGTGGCCGAGTGCACGGGCGCCAACCTCTTCATCGTCCGGGGCAACAAGCTGCTGACGCCCCCGGACGCGCAGATCCTCGAAGGCATCACCCGGGACACGGTGATGACGCTCGCCCGGGAGATGGGCCTGGAGGTCAGCGCCCAGCCCCTGTCGCGCGACCAGCTCTACCTGGCCGATGAAGTCTTCGTCACCGGCACGGCCGCCGAGATCGCCGCCCTGCGGGAGATCGACTTCCGCCCCATCGGCAGCGGCCGCACCGGCCCCATTACCCGGAAGCTGCAACAGGCCTACCACGCCGCCGTCCGGGGCGAGCTGCCGCGCGCCGCCGAGTGGCTGACCTACCTCTCCCGCACGTAG
- a CDS encoding helix-turn-helix transcriptional regulator has translation MEKTLAARLGAAARLARQRLNLTQADVAERIGIASEVYGRLERGHMLPSIQTFRRLCVVLSISADEALGLKPSQDVKWAAEPPSDAGEPAELRRLMRRARQLDRSAIRLLSVLASNFRPRGG, from the coding sequence ATGGAAAAGACCCTCGCAGCCAGGCTCGGCGCGGCTGCTCGCCTCGCTCGACAGCGCCTCAATCTCACGCAGGCCGACGTCGCCGAGCGCATTGGTATTGCGAGCGAAGTCTACGGCCGTCTGGAGCGCGGCCACATGCTGCCGAGCATCCAGACCTTCCGCCGGTTGTGCGTGGTGCTCTCCATCTCCGCGGACGAAGCGCTGGGCCTCAAGCCCTCGCAGGACGTGAAGTGGGCCGCGGAGCCACCCTCGGACGCCGGTGAGCCCGCGGAGCTGCGCAGGCTCATGCGCCGCGCCCGCCAACTGGACCGCAGCGCCATCCGCCTGCTCAGCGTCCTGGCGTCGAACTTCCGCCCTCGCGGCGGTTGA
- a CDS encoding response regulator produces the protein MVRVKLPCFLFVDQNPLWLSALGRASRDLPGSKLLARNAEEALRLLRQHAPEVVVSGYCLPEVDGLSLLEQMRRLDPRVACVLHTAHPPGMLRSARGIALVEKASPPGTLPSVLKALYIALTGQLPTSPGAPDTA, from the coding sequence ATGGTTCGCGTGAAATTGCCCTGCTTTCTCTTCGTGGATCAGAACCCGCTCTGGCTGTCGGCGCTGGGGCGGGCGAGCCGCGATCTTCCGGGCTCCAAGCTCCTGGCCCGCAACGCCGAGGAGGCGCTGCGCCTGCTGCGGCAGCACGCGCCCGAAGTCGTCGTGAGCGGCTACTGCCTGCCGGAGGTGGACGGCCTGAGCCTGCTGGAGCAGATGAGGCGCCTGGACCCCCGCGTCGCCTGCGTGCTGCACACCGCGCACCCCCCGGGGATGCTGCGGAGCGCGCGCGGCATCGCGCTGGTGGAGAAGGCCTCGCCTCCCGGGACGCTCCCGTCCGTCCTGAAGGCGCTCTACATCGCGCTCACCGGGCAGCTTCCCACGTCACCGGGAGCACCTGACACCGCCTGA
- a CDS encoding DUF790 family protein, translating into MLTRDLLLFRVREGKLRPSFIKREDPELLALATELVAEVEGARGQMRDDLEETLALRAGAFARPKIARGLVKLLLDRAQFDEATEGASAVRWERFQTAAQVLRTLSPGTPVEAYEARLAEALPAPLEDVREALYADLPGSRRLLGWEALTPPELLDRYNLALAQGPLLGARRLTLRARAPALLRVRKVLRWLKFCRLVAEVRKEGDDWALEVEGPGALLSLQKKYGLQLASFLSVVPVLERWELSAEVEPHARRRATLVLDQRDPLVSPHPAALGHIPPEVATLAQAFEDAEWAMDLTPLPRHMGASGLCVPDLTFRHQKTGHEVALELFHAWHAGPLARRLAELRSRPDPRLLLGVDRALARAGDPGELEAHPQVMLFNGFPSARRLRERLARLAED; encoded by the coding sequence GTGCTGACCCGGGACCTGCTGCTGTTCCGCGTGCGCGAGGGCAAGCTGCGCCCCTCCTTCATCAAGCGGGAGGACCCGGAGCTGCTCGCCCTGGCCACGGAGCTGGTGGCCGAGGTGGAGGGGGCCCGGGGCCAGATGCGGGATGACTTGGAGGAGACGCTCGCCCTGCGCGCGGGCGCCTTCGCGCGGCCAAAGATCGCCCGGGGCCTGGTGAAGCTGCTGCTGGACCGGGCGCAGTTCGACGAGGCCACCGAGGGGGCCTCGGCGGTGCGCTGGGAGCGCTTCCAGACCGCCGCCCAGGTGCTGCGGACGCTCTCCCCCGGGACCCCGGTGGAGGCCTACGAGGCCCGGCTCGCGGAGGCCCTGCCCGCCCCCTTGGAAGACGTTCGCGAGGCGCTCTACGCGGACCTGCCGGGCTCCCGGCGGCTGCTCGGCTGGGAGGCGCTCACGCCCCCGGAGCTGCTGGACCGGTACAACCTGGCGCTGGCCCAGGGCCCCTTGCTGGGGGCACGGCGGCTCACCTTGAGGGCCCGGGCGCCCGCGCTGCTGCGGGTGCGCAAGGTGCTGCGGTGGCTGAAGTTCTGCCGGCTGGTGGCGGAGGTGCGCAAGGAGGGCGACGACTGGGCGCTGGAGGTGGAGGGGCCCGGGGCCCTGCTGTCCCTGCAGAAGAAGTACGGGCTGCAGCTCGCCAGCTTCCTGTCGGTGGTGCCGGTACTGGAGCGCTGGGAGCTGTCCGCGGAGGTGGAGCCCCACGCGCGCAGGCGGGCCACCCTCGTACTGGACCAGAGAGATCCTCTCGTCTCTCCCCACCCAGCGGCGCTGGGCCACATTCCGCCCGAGGTGGCCACGCTCGCGCAGGCCTTCGAGGATGCCGAGTGGGCGATGGACCTCACGCCCCTGCCGCGCCACATGGGGGCCTCGGGCCTGTGCGTGCCGGACCTCACCTTCCGCCACCAGAAGACGGGGCACGAGGTGGCACTGGAGCTTTTCCACGCCTGGCACGCGGGCCCCCTGGCCCGGCGGCTCGCGGAGCTGCGCTCGCGGCCCGATCCGCGCTTGCTGCTCGGGGTGGACCGGGCGCTGGCGCGCGCCGGTGACCCGGGGGAGCTGGAGGCTCACCCGCAGGTCATGCTGTTCAACGGCTTTCCTTCCGCGCGCAGGCTCCGGGAGCGCCTGGCACGGCTGGCGGAGGACTGA
- the ilvN gene encoding acetolactate synthase small subunit: MNTPTPRTFIVHVEDRPGVLSHVISLFRRRAYNIDSLTVARTEHPQLSRITLVMAADEREAKLLEANLYKLINVLYVEHATPQGQVSRELALIKVRATEETRPTVLQVCEVFRARAIDVTPTSMVMELTGTPDKIDGLIELLRPHGILELARTGTVAMARGARSPLAALLETESQEKAG, translated from the coding sequence ATGAACACCCCCACCCCCCGCACCTTCATCGTCCACGTGGAGGACCGCCCCGGCGTCCTGAGCCACGTCATCTCGCTCTTCCGGCGGCGGGCCTACAACATCGACTCGCTCACGGTGGCCCGCACCGAGCACCCCCAGCTCTCGCGCATCACCCTGGTGATGGCCGCGGACGAGCGCGAGGCGAAGCTCCTGGAGGCCAACCTCTACAAGCTCATCAACGTGCTCTACGTGGAGCACGCCACCCCCCAGGGCCAGGTGAGCCGTGAGCTGGCGCTCATCAAGGTGCGCGCCACCGAGGAGACCCGCCCCACGGTGCTCCAGGTCTGCGAGGTGTTCCGCGCCCGCGCCATCGACGTGACGCCCACCTCGATGGTGATGGAGCTCACCGGCACGCCGGACAAGATCGACGGGCTCATCGAGCTGCTGCGCCCCCACGGCATCCTCGAGCTGGCGCGCACGGGCACGGTCGCGATGGCCCGGGGGGCCCGCTCGCCGCTCGCGGCCCTGCTGGAGACGGAATCCCAAGAGAAGGCTGGCTGA